CGCTCCAGCGGAAGGGCTTACGCGACTTCTCCTTCGAGCGCTGCGCCAGCTGCTCTTGGATGGCAGCCAGGGATTTCGATTGGCTCTTcgccggaggaggagctgcctGCTCCGTGCGACTCAGCTTGCTGTCCTTCTGATTGCTCGGCGGCAGGCGACGCTTCTGGGCGCGACGCACACAGCCCACGGAGCAGTAATCTGtaatagaatagaatatttaattaatatgatgatttaatttaagcagggttcggaaattgacacacatgttaaaaacatgaaaaattgtattttacagtgtgagctAAAtttttgacatgtgtgtcaaatacaaaagtgttaaaatgtgaaaaataatttttaacacacacagctaacttgtgttttttacactatgtgtttttaacacgacgtgttttttactccctgtgtttttaacacaaatgaaaaatacatttcactGACATTACGAGTcaaagggaaaatgaaaaaccaataCGGTTGGTTAGTTTTAACCATTTCAAAGCTCATATATGCTTTCTTATACTCTAGAAAAGCATGCATTTTTCAGTTCAACATACAATTCTGACActtaaatgtcaaaaactcattgtgtttaaaacacgttgtgtaaaaaacacgtcgtgttaataacacatcgcgtaaataacacaaatgatATGTGTGTGTTATATATGAATTCTTATACTCTAGAAAACCGTGCATTTTTCAGTTCGACATACAATTCTGAcactttaatgtcaaaaactcattgtgttaaaaatacgttgcgtaaaaaacacgtcgtgttaataacacatcgcgtaaataacacaaatgacatgtAGGTGTTACTTATGTTTCAAACATATGTAGGATACActtttttacacacaagtcaatattataataatatataataacatgttgataacaaaagttttttatagtGTGTgctattttccgaaccctggaTTTAAGCTACTCTCAACCAATCCCTTCATTACTCACGTGGTGCCAGAAAGTCGGCGGCGGGTCCATGGCAGTTGCAACGCTGGCAAAGGTAGAGCAGCGGATGGATGCTTCCCGATGGCCTTCTACCAGGACGATCATACAGAGCCCTCTCGAAATAGGCAGCAGGTCCCTGGCGCGGCGGACAGCGCTCGTTGATCTGCAGCAGGTTGAACTGATTCAGCTCGAAGCGGATGGTGGAGTTCTGCAGGTTGGCCGGCTGCTGGCCGCGCCACTTCAGCATGCCCAGGTTCTGCACCATGCTCTTCTTGAGGGAACTCGACTTGGCGCCGGGCGGAGGGACCGCATCATGGTCGTAGGATCGCTTGCCGTTCTTTATAGGAGGAGTTTCGACCACTTTAGGCGGCGATGCTGTTTCCGAATTGGAGGACGAAGAGGAGGAGGTTTTAGGTGGCGTATGAGGCACCTGTTCATCGCAGCGCAAAGAGCGTTCAAAGTCCTCTTTGGACTGCTTCAAAGATTCTGCTTTAATGATGCTTATGCCAGGCAGTAAACTTagctcctcctcgattctttTCCCAGGCGCACAGATCTCCTCCACATCGCTGCTGGAGGAACTCCCTCGCGAGGAGATTGTCGTCACGGAGGAATCTTTTCGCACGGGTTTTGGTTTAACATTAGCCGATCTGCTGGTGGTGGAAATGGTTATCCCAGCGGGCAGAATGGGCATCACAATCTCCTTCTGCTTGGGCTGCTCTTTCTGTGGCTCCttttgctcctcctcctcgctctCCTCGTCATCTTCTATGGTGATGGTCTCGATGGGCGCACTGGGCTGCTCAATCACATCGATTTCCTTGGCCATTATGGCCACCGAATGGCGTCGCTCGCTGTTGGCGATTGGACAAGAGGGCTTGATGGCCACAAAGGACTTGGAGCGCTGCAGCTTGGGGGATTCCTTGGGAGATTCCACTGGCAGGAGCTCTGGGGATTCTTTGGGAACTAATGGCTGGAGTTTCACGGCTTCCTGGGGCTTTGATGGCTTCTCTTGAGGAGATTCCTTTGGCTCTGGTTTCTCCAACTGAACAGGTTGCTTGATCTCCTTAGGGGTCTCTCCATTGGGGGTTATCTCCACAGGATTAGGAGAGGGTTTGGGCTCAAGTGTGGGCTCCTCCCTAACTGGAGGAGGTGTTGGAATCTTGGGCACCTCCTTCATCACCACCGGTTTGGCCTTAATCAAGCTCATGTGGTTATTGGTGGGCAGTTCCTCCGCCACCACAGGCATGGCTTTAACCGGAACCACAGTCTTTAGCTGGCCAggattgctgctgttgctctggGTGATCCTATCGCCACTGCTATTCGGCAGCGTCACCAGTTTCTTCACATGAttagccgccgccgccgctgtcGCCGCCGCCTTGTGGAGCACCAAAGAATTGGGATTGTTCTTCGCCTGGTTGAACTTTAGACGCAGCTTGTCCACCGCCACCTTGCTGAGTATCAATGGAGCACGTGGCTTGAGGGGATTGGCCAGCAAGGAGATTTGCGGCGGAGCCGTCGTACTGGAAATGGGCACAGGTGCTGTAAGATGAGAAATTGAAAGATGAGAGagaaaaaagatacaaattaGCAAGTGACTTTTCTTTAATTAGTCATTCAAAGACGATTCGATCTGAACCCCCTGAATTCCCCCTGGGATCCCAAAATCTTCTCCTCTTATTGCAGCTGCAAAAACCTGATCGTCATCatcgttttgttgttgtttttttatttttgctaccCCGCCTTTTGCATATTGCTAGTGATAAAACCCCAGcatataatacaaattatttttaattataattaaagaaCCCTATTTAATTGACTAAAACAACCCAAAAtggcacacgcacacaaaccCTATTAATTTCGGTGTTATGAAATGTGCAGCAGTCGAACaacaactaaaaactaaacccGCAGAGCAATGTGAACAACGAAAGTAAACTATAAAGATTGCCCCgcaaacacacaaatacatGCAAGCACACACATCTATAGAGAATAGCattccccattttccattttccggaTTGTAATGGAACTCGGGTTCCCGAGATCTCTGGGTTTTTGGGGAAAACCCACTTAAAATTCGACTTATGTAACTTGGAAGGGGGAAACCCTACTCACCCGCTTGCAATTTCTGTGGAAGCTCTGTTTTTCCCAGGAGCGTTCCTGATGCTCCTCCAGTTGGTGGTGGAGCCACCAGAGGCGTCATGGTGGCCATGCCATTGCTATGGATTGTCAGGCTGTTTTTGTTCAAAGGAGTTCCGGATCTAATGACCACCGGTTGGGGATTGGATGTATTCCCTCCAAGCAGCGTGGTCTTGCGATTGGGTGCCAGGATGGCCACCAAAGGCTGGCTGGGATTGGGCACTAGTTGGAACATGggagcagctgctcctcctcctcctgcgacAATCGAAGTTCCCCCTGCTCCTGCAGAGCTCTTCAAATTCACAGCCGTCAGTTTGGATTTCATGGGCTGGACGACATTGCTGATGGTGATGTTGCAGGTCTTATTCGATCCCATGGATGCGAGGGGCAGGAAGCGCAGCTCCTCCTTGCGAGGTGGGGCCAGTGTGAGCAGGCTATTAGTGTTTCCACCGACGACGGACGAGGTGGAGACGCCTCCATTGTGGTGACTACCAGTTGCAGTTGCTCCTCCTCCGGCGGACGCAACCGAAATGGACAACTCGCGCTGCAGCTGCTTGGCCTCCGCGGTGGCCATCGAAAGGGGCAgcattttcccgcttttcacTCCCCGTCTAtctctttattatttattttcgaaacGGTTAAAGAAGAAACTGAATTTTCTTCCCCTGTTTTCGCGTCTTTACAATTTTTGTACGTTGAGGCGCACAAaagtttttggcattttacACTCTGCACCGgggtttagtattttttttttgtgttctgtAATCTTGACTTGGGTGTTTTTTGGTTTGTAGGTTTATTTCTAGACCAATTTgtgatttatattttgtttttagcttATCACCTTTTTAGTTTTTCGAAAGccctttgtttttaaagttttccgtTTAAAGTTATTGTTTTCGCGCGTTTATTGGCACTCATCGTGTGTATTTCccgttttaaatttatataccaagtgttggtattttttaatgcGTAATTtggcgaatttgttttaaatatttacggtTATTCTGGGTGGGTTATTTACCTGAAAAGTGTTTTAAAGAGGTTTAATTTAGGTGTTTAAAGGGGATTTGCAAAATGGGCTTCAAACTGTAGTATTCAAGGGTTCCTAACAGGTAGCAGTTACTTTATATACTTTTACTtatatgtttataaaaataacagatGGTTTTGTTAACCAAAGTCCGAAATATTTTacctatttgtatttattgacAGATCTGTTTTATTACGTTTCGCTCCCCCCGTTTGAGTTACCCCGCGGCGATTCAGGAATAATCCCGTTACCCGCCTGCGGTCACACTGGATACATATTGAAATTTTGATACCATTTTTAGTTATGCTGCCCCAAGATTTATGTTATCTCAAAAATGACCCGACCCTATTAATAGACCCCATGGGATTTGTGAACCTGCTAATGACATTATAGCTGACCCACGATGAGGAACCACAATCCCATATGACCCTCCAATGTTACGTAGTGACCGAAACCAATGTCACAAGAACATTGTAAAACCTCTTATCTTGGTTCGGTTGAACACGGGCTGGGATTTACGAAGACCTGGAAGCTACAGCTCtagttttttgattttccaaaAGCCTGCAACTTCTATTCCCAGAATCCAACTGTTGACTTACCCTCACGGTTTTCCGTTTTGCCCGCGGAGCCAAAAAATGTACAGCCGCGGAGGAGGTGGAAACCAGGATAATGGAGGCTACTGAGATGCTGTCCGCTCGCAGGACTCGGCTAGAATGACAGAGCCACGGGTTGTCAGGTCGCGAAAGTCAAATGGTGGGACAGGATATTAACGCTTACCTGAACCGAATGTCGGATTGTTGTTGCGAGGGTGTTAAAACGAGCGACCTCGTAAATTGGTGGGCCAAAACGAATAACCACTGAAGCAGGCGGAAAAACTAAACACAATTTCCACCAAGTTCGGGGACTAAACTCCTTAAATCGGCGCCCGGGGATTTCCACACTCCTTCCAAAACGGAAGCGTTCTGTCCAGCAATATTAGAAACACCAAAAGCATGtgtgtattttaatttctatgaTCGAACGGCTCAGGTGGCAACTCTGCTCCGATTTGCGCCTGGTGTcggttattttaaaaaggcgGAAATAAAAGGGCAATAAATGGTTTGCTTTTGGCGTGACTAAAGTCTCTTATGAGAAAGTATTACAGAAGAGCTTAAAATGCTTAAACTATAACCATTACCACTTTTCCTAACCGCTTAAAGTGTCAAACTAAGTTAACAGCAAAAATAGCTGTAAACCTTGGAAAGGCGGTAACCTTTCTCCAACACTTTCAAAgcgaaatgtttatttttaaaacacctACTCAGATGCTTAGTAATTCCCCTTCTAGTCGAGtttcttttaaatgttaatttttag
This portion of the Drosophila takahashii strain IR98-3 E-12201 chromosome 3R, DtakHiC1v2, whole genome shotgun sequence genome encodes:
- the l(3)mbt gene encoding uncharacterized protein l(3)mbt, producing MLPLSMATAEAKQLQRELSISVASAGGGATATGSHHNGGVSTSSVVGGNTNSLLTLAPPRKEELRFLPLASMGSNKTCNITISNVVQPMKSKLTAVNLKSSAGAGGTSIVAGGGGAAAPMFQLVPNPSQPLVAILAPNRKTTLLGGNTSNPQPVVIRSGTPLNKNSLTIHSNGMATMTPLVAPPPTGGASGTLLGKTELPQKLQAAPVPISSTTAPPQISLLANPLKPRAPLILSKVAVDKLRLKFNQAKNNPNSLVLHKAAATAAAAANHVKKLVTLPNSSGDRITQSNSSNPGQLKTVVPVKAMPVVAEELPTNNHMSLIKAKPVVMKEVPKIPTPPPVREEPTLEPKPSPNPVEITPNGETPKEIKQPVQLEKPEPKESPQEKPSKPQEAVKLQPLVPKESPELLPVESPKESPKLQRSKSFVAIKPSCPIANSERRHSVAIMAKEIDVIEQPSAPIETITIEDDEESEEEEQKEPQKEQPKQKEIVMPILPAGITISTTSRSANVKPKPVRKDSSVTTISSRGSSSSSDVEEICAPGKRIEEELSLLPGISIIKAESLKQSKEDFERSLRCDEQVPHTPPKTSSSSSSNSETASPPKVVETPPIKNGKRSYDHDAVPPPGAKSSSLKKSMVQNLGMLKWRGQQPANLQNSTIRFELNQFNLLQINERCPPRQGPAAYFERALYDRPGRRPSGSIHPLLYLCQRCNCHGPAADFLAPHYCSVGCVRRAQKRRLPPSNQKDSKLSRTEQAAPPPAKSQSKSLAAIQEQLAQRSKEKSRKPFRWSEYLKTKGKDVAAPIHLFLNPFPISPNCFERGMKLEAIDPENCSLFCVCSIVEVRGYRLKLSFDGYSSMYDFWVNADSQDIFPPGWCDETARVLQAPKDYNSERFSWSRYLVKTGGKAAPRVLFAHLNLQSQTGVRNGFAVGMHLEAEDLNDTGKICVATVTDILDERIRVHFDGWDDCYDLWVHVSSPYIHPCGWHEGRQQLIVPPERQKSAFNWDDYISEVGGMAASKELFSPRQPMEYQARMKLEVVDQRNPCLIRPATVVTRKGYRVQLHLDCWPTEYYFWLEDDSPDLHPIGWCEATSHELETPPGYLQTKPLMPCDVDGCRGYGNAKRFNLNVHALRDCCPYAPENWRQWRSKTVKPPRVAPEQIRRGWGTKKQKPQAIKEEIQPEISQPKPEVVKPETKRKTTTPPKEKVVKKQKKEQAEQLPDQRGLSIAKSFVKDYGPQFLQNYRLWQQNSSFDADQVRTNPLHWTKWDVYEFIERALDSADIARSILDQDIDGRALLMLGRHELDKYLKLKVGPAVKLYSLIVNLRIAVVCKFETNTTGLEINGRTTPKPLPAKKQEQQKPLSNGYKRELEKEISSSSDELDSEDFLSVKPSSLVIDEDAEDGDTDADVVMVPLEVRMPMSTAS